A window of Methanobrevibacter sp. contains these coding sequences:
- a CDS encoding YdeI family protein, with translation MGPVNVLDCRSPEEFRRWLEENHSTQKECWVNCKRGKIEEGEFSYVDAVYVALSFGWIDSTHAKIDGVRMQRFSPRRKNSNWTELNKERCRWLIDNDLMTESGFRSLPDLDEEFVIDDHVLEVLKSNGEVWENFSGFPELYRRIKISNIQKEKNKDELDRKLANFMKSVKKGKMVGNWNDSGRLQ, from the coding sequence ATGGGGCCTGTTAATGTTTTGGACTGCAGAAGCCCTGAAGAGTTTAGAAGATGGCTTGAAGAGAACCATTCAACTCAAAAGGAGTGCTGGGTAAACTGCAAAAGGGGAAAAATCGAGGAGGGTGAATTCTCATATGTCGATGCGGTCTATGTTGCACTGTCATTTGGCTGGATCGATTCAACCCACGCTAAGATTGACGGGGTGCGCATGCAGAGATTTTCACCCCGCAGAAAAAACAGCAACTGGACTGAGCTCAACAAGGAGCGCTGCAGATGGCTGATTGATAATGATTTAATGACTGAAAGCGGCTTTCGCTCACTTCCCGATTTGGATGAGGAGTTTGTCATTGACGACCATGTTCTTGAAGTTTTAAAAAGCAACGGCGAGGTATGGGAAAACTTTTCAGGATTTCCCGAACTCTACAGACGTATAAAGATTTCAAACATTCAAAAAGAGAAAAATAAGGATGAGCTTGACCGCAAACTTGCAAATTTCATGAAATCCGTAAAAAAGGGCAAAATGGTCGGAAACTGGAATGACAGCGGAAGGCTGCAATAG
- a CDS encoding sensor histidine kinase: MTDTLSGDEKREVIKKFNHRLNNDLQALMAYMKLQKRFGIDDEEIVNFSYVSIASISAIQNLMYNSKDDLICTRDFLNEFLNILNDHYMREGIAFSNDSEDDIRISPKAMFHLMMLLNEMIDLSFEFSFEGVADKKISFRVEENGDECLLTYSDNGSGISQPLKDSEMRMLLFDQLVHQIDGTSEFVNCNTVSVRCSHDF, from the coding sequence ATGACAGATACACTTAGCGGCGATGAAAAAAGGGAAGTGATTAAGAAGTTCAACCACAGGCTCAACAATGACCTTCAGGCGCTCATGGCATACATGAAACTCCAGAAAAGATTCGGAATCGACGATGAGGAAATTGTCAACTTCTCCTATGTTTCAATCGCATCAATCTCAGCAATACAGAACCTGATGTACAACTCAAAAGACGATTTGATATGCACAAGGGATTTTCTGAATGAATTTCTAAATATTCTAAATGACCACTACATGAGAGAGGGTATTGCATTTTCAAACGACAGCGAGGATGACATCCGCATAAGTCCTAAGGCAATGTTTCACCTGATGATGCTTTTAAATGAAATGATTGACCTGTCATTTGAATTTTCATTTGAGGGCGTTGCAGACAAGAAAATCTCCTTCAGGGTCGAAGAGAATGGTGATGAATGTCTTTTAACCTATTCAGACAACGGGTCAGGCATCAGCCAGCCATTAAAAGATTCCGAGATGAGGATGCTGCTTTTTGATCAGCTGGTGCATCAGATTGACGGAACTTCAGAGTTTGTAAATTGCAATACCGTTTCCGTCAGATGCAGTCATGATTTCTAG
- a CDS encoding helix-turn-helix domain-containing protein: MTLNPKKLTYYEKKYERNPLEDTLKFMSNKWTLHVLRDLFLGKSHFNEFKVNRPSLDNKALSRCLKTMQENDLIYKKDDSLNTEYFLTEKGRSLNKVFYELLLFALDTDVDNDYYSEYEKKELKEMYLEILELK, encoded by the coding sequence ATGACACTGAATCCGAAAAAACTCACCTATTATGAAAAGAAATATGAGAGAAATCCTCTTGAAGACACGCTCAAGTTCATGAGCAACAAGTGGACGCTGCATGTTTTAAGGGATCTGTTTTTGGGAAAAAGTCATTTCAATGAGTTTAAGGTTAACAGACCGTCACTTGACAACAAGGCGCTTTCAAGATGCCTTAAGACAATGCAGGAAAATGATTTGATCTACAAGAAAGACGATTCGCTAAACACTGAGTATTTTCTAACAGAAAAGGGAAGGTCGTTGAATAAGGTGTTTTATGAACTGTTGCTGTTCGCTCTTGACACTGACGTTGATAACGACTACTACAGCGAATATGAAAAAAAGGAACTTAAGGAAATGTATCTGGAGATTCTGGAGCTGAAATAG
- the dmpI gene encoding 4-oxalocrotonate tautomerase DmpI, whose protein sequence is MPVISFDIGELTKEQKEILAKEFSESASKVTGIPIEMIYVLFNERKGDNVGVGGVLLSNQE, encoded by the coding sequence ATGCCAGTAATTAGTTTTGATATAGGAGAATTAACAAAAGAACAAAAAGAAATTTTAGCAAAAGAATTCAGTGAATCCGCTTCAAAAGTAACCGGAATTCCAATAGAAATGATATACGTCCTTTTCAACGAAAGAAAAGGAGATAATGTAGGAGTCGGAGGGGTTCTTTTAAGCAATCAGGAATAG
- a CDS encoding Ig-like domain repeat protein, which yields MKRILIFLILTLTLLSLSAVSAAENATDAVELDDNADIILDDASPVNVANSTEDNVVQESEISAKPTTGYEKFTTQFSVTLTSNGTALASKPVTISLNKQTYDRVTDDNGTATVNVKLTKGTYTATFSFLGDENYTASNGTAKITVKSPYNTKLSVADKNINYRQGSKSVFIVRLLTTSGSAVKNQQVTFKVSGKTYTAKTNSKGYAQIFLSLKKGTRKVTYSFKANNPYLSSSGSYSIKVKAPIAKGNGYWMWGESMKKVNLKNLKNKGTKHIFLHSYSINLFGKSAVTSWIAKAAKYGIKVHIWMQIFYDGKWISPINKDGSFKYSYMNKKIKLAKTYAKMKGVAGIHLDYTRFGGTAPNYGDAVKVINYFVKKACVEVRKVKSNCIMSSSVMPEPGMTDYYYGQDIPTMTKYLDVIVPMAYKGNYHKTTTWLNYVTKAFVLDSNGAQVWTGLQAYKSDSNAKRLSTSELLKDAKAAKSGGAKGVMLFRIGLTYALNFNKV from the coding sequence ATGAAAAGGATTTTAATATTTCTAATACTGACATTAACGTTATTGTCTCTTTCAGCGGTTTCAGCTGCAGAAAATGCAACTGATGCTGTTGAGCTCGACGATAATGCCGACATCATTCTGGATGATGCAAGCCCTGTTAATGTAGCCAACTCAACAGAGGATAACGTCGTTCAGGAAAGTGAAATTTCAGCCAAACCAACAACAGGTTATGAGAAGTTTACAACTCAATTCAGCGTAACATTAACTTCAAACGGCACAGCTTTAGCATCAAAACCGGTTACAATCAGTCTGAATAAGCAGACTTACGACAGGGTGACTGACGATAACGGAACTGCAACAGTCAACGTTAAGCTTACAAAAGGAACCTACACAGCTACATTTTCATTTTTAGGTGATGAAAACTACACTGCATCAAACGGAACTGCTAAAATCACTGTAAAAAGTCCATATAATACTAAATTAAGTGTGGCTGACAAGAACATCAATTACAGGCAGGGTTCAAAATCGGTATTTATTGTCCGTCTTCTTACAACTTCAGGAAGTGCAGTCAAAAACCAGCAGGTAACATTCAAGGTCAGCGGAAAGACCTACACTGCAAAAACCAATTCAAAAGGTTACGCACAGATATTTTTAAGCCTTAAAAAGGGAACACGCAAGGTTACCTACTCCTTCAAGGCAAACAATCCTTATCTTTCCTCAAGCGGTTCATACAGCATTAAGGTTAAAGCTCCAATCGCCAAAGGAAACGGATACTGGATGTGGGGAGAGTCCATGAAAAAGGTCAATCTCAAAAACCTTAAAAACAAGGGAACCAAACACATTTTCCTTCATTCCTATTCAATAAACCTTTTCGGAAAATCCGCTGTAACATCATGGATTGCAAAGGCCGCCAAATATGGAATCAAGGTGCATATCTGGATGCAGATATTCTATGACGGAAAATGGATCAGCCCAATCAACAAGGACGGCTCCTTCAAGTACAGCTACATGAACAAGAAAATCAAGCTGGCAAAAACCTATGCCAAAATGAAGGGTGTTGCCGGAATACATCTTGACTATACAAGATTCGGCGGAACCGCACCTAATTACGGTGATGCTGTAAAGGTAATAAACTACTTTGTTAAAAAGGCATGTGTTGAGGTAAGAAAGGTAAAGTCCAACTGCATAATGTCATCATCCGTAATGCCTGAGCCTGGAATGACAGATTATTATTATGGTCAGGACATTCCTACAATGACAAAATATCTTGATGTCATTGTTCCTATGGCATATAAGGGAAATTACCACAAGACTACAACATGGCTTAATTATGTAACCAAGGCATTTGTCCTGGATTCCAACGGTGCGCAGGTATGGACCGGTCTTCAGGCATACAAGTCTGACAGCAACGCCAAACGTCTGTCCACATCCGAACTTCTAAAGGATGCCAAGGCTGCTAAAAGCGGCGGGGCAAAAGGAGTAATGCTGTTTAGAATAGGTCTAACTTATGCATTGAATTTCAATAAGGTATAA
- the ftsY gene encoding signal recognition particle-docking protein FtsY → MFESLKKKFSRTSEKLEEELIEEAEQENNLQEEKGTRFSFFSFGRKKEDEKEEEDESNLLPESEEEVKEDKADVSETEEVEEVKEEKKSRFWSRNKSDDSEDEKEADDEAEVEAEEVSEDEEEVEEVKEEKKSHFWSRNKSDDSEEAEDEEEEVEEVKEEKKSHFWSRSKSDDSDDVEEVEEAEEDEEEEEKEEKSHFWSRKKKEDVSADGEATGGIFSFIREKTIQEKHVEDILFELEMELLQGDVAMEVATEVVEGVKDNLVGKKIKRSNDIPELTYNALKDTVADIIDVPGKSMTEMIEEKKAQGEPLVVMFVGINGTGKTTTIGKLANYYLKKGYTPVIAASDTFRAGAIEQVTYHADNVGVKIIKHQKGSDPAAVAYDAVEHAKAQGKELVLIDTAGRMQTNTNLMDEMKKIKRVSKPDLVVFVGDALTGNDATEQAKKFNDAIDIDGVILTKADADSKGGASLSIGYVINKPIMFLGVGQGYDDIMEYDADWMLNQLFSDDEAMEAE, encoded by the coding sequence TTGTTTGAATCATTAAAAAAGAAATTTTCACGTACAAGTGAAAAATTGGAAGAGGAACTTATAGAAGAAGCGGAACAGGAAAATAACCTTCAGGAGGAAAAAGGTACCAGATTCTCATTTTTCTCATTCGGTAGGAAAAAGGAAGACGAAAAAGAAGAGGAAGACGAATCCAATTTACTTCCGGAATCAGAAGAAGAAGTTAAAGAAGATAAAGCTGATGTTTCTGAAACTGAAGAAGTTGAGGAAGTTAAAGAAGAGAAAAAATCCCGCTTCTGGAGCAGGAACAAGTCTGATGATTCTGAAGATGAAAAAGAAGCTGACGACGAGGCGGAAGTTGAAGCTGAAGAAGTTTCTGAAGATGAGGAAGAAGTTGAGGAAGTTAAAGAGGAGAAAAAATCTCACTTCTGGAGCAGGAATAAATCTGATGATTCTGAAGAAGCTGAAGATGAGGAAGAAGAAGTTGAGGAAGTTAAAGAAGAGAAGAAATCTCACTTCTGGAGCAGGAGCAAGTCTGATGATTCTGATGATGTCGAAGAGGTAGAGGAAGCTGAAGAAGACGAGGAAGAAGAGGAAAAAGAGGAAAAATCTCACTTCTGGAGCAGGAAAAAGAAAGAGGACGTTTCAGCAGACGGCGAAGCTACCGGAGGAATTTTCTCATTCATCCGTGAAAAAACCATTCAGGAAAAACACGTGGAAGACATACTCTTCGAACTTGAAATGGAACTTCTGCAAGGTGATGTGGCTATGGAAGTTGCAACCGAAGTTGTGGAAGGTGTAAAAGACAATCTTGTCGGTAAAAAAATCAAAAGAAGTAATGATATTCCTGAACTCACATATAATGCTTTAAAAGACACTGTCGCTGATATCATTGACGTTCCGGGTAAATCAATGACTGAAATGATTGAAGAGAAAAAGGCACAGGGCGAACCTCTTGTTGTAATGTTTGTCGGAATCAACGGAACCGGAAAAACCACAACAATCGGAAAACTCGCAAATTACTATCTCAAAAAAGGATACACTCCTGTTATCGCAGCATCAGATACCTTCAGGGCAGGTGCTATCGAGCAGGTAACATATCACGCTGACAATGTCGGAGTTAAAATAATCAAGCACCAAAAAGGATCAGACCCTGCGGCTGTTGCATATGATGCAGTTGAACATGCAAAAGCTCAGGGAAAAGAACTGGTGTTAATCGATACTGCTGGAAGAATGCAGACCAACACCAACCTTATGGATGAAATGAAAAAGATTAAAAGGGTTTCCAAACCTGACCTTGTGGTATTCGTCGGTGATGCATTAACAGGTAATGACGCAACCGAACAGGCTAAAAAGTTCAACGACGCTATCGACATTGACGGAGTTATCTTAACCAAGGCTGACGCTGACAGTAAGGGAGGAGCTTCCCTGTCCATCGGTTATGTCATCAACAAGCCTATCATGTTTTTAGGTGTAGGTCAAGGATATGATGATATTATGGAATATGATGCCGATTGGATGTTAAATCAGTTATTCTCCGATGATGAGGCAATGGAGGCAGAATAG
- a CDS encoding response regulator, producing the protein MADDNTSKSILIVEDESIIALNLKYDLEDLGYNVIGIVDTGDDAIDNAVEYRPDLTIMDINLKGDINGIQAAKKILALDLAVIYLTANSDDITFNETISTSPASSFIPKPYDINTLSKNVALAINRQSVESEKVNEARGIAKDKDQSEDVLQLESGKRELIESAGENVDYQNYLEYADLQQKAKEEYKLSDNAIRHYKEKDPDEKEKIIVVEDESIVALNLKYDLEDLGYEVIDTFDTATDAIEKSEELFPDLVLMDIQLKGDVDGIQAAKEISEMGIPVIFLTANTDDATSFEALKTAPYGYLSKPYSLKQLELTVAMVLRKHEEDIKTIIKTEDKVSEKNKELIVEKTDVAIILGISIILIVESLFMRNVTWLQWVLLIPSAIMVFLAIVSLKKPDPVTEWDVPPFVTLIVPAHNEEHTIAETATSLASMDYYLDGKVNFELIVCNDGSEDRTGEVLEGLKDKFPHLKIITRVPPRSGKGKGFVLNDALEISKGEVVAVFDADARVDPDFLTKIIPYLNDPEVQGVQSRIKMYNKDENWLTYMQHVELAGFGNIVRAKDILGKAGFLGGNGQLVKKDAIYGGGGWDGFAITEDLNLSVKLMIEGYAIRYCGETWVYQEAVPTLRQLFRQRARWAIGNFETLFIYGVKIIRSPMPVFRMFGVLEHVAFYGLNMLVFFGFIVFAVNLIGWFVFHGVTIIRMDAPLIIGIISAFGFFPGAVITLARDRVNFFKLLYGVFGYWLYCFHLIPLFFITAYQMLTRKERTWAKTVHTGDEEVEGVENEDIPVGEIE; encoded by the coding sequence ATGGCAGATGACAACACTTCAAAGTCAATACTGATTGTTGAAGACGAATCCATAATCGCACTGAACCTCAAGTATGATTTGGAGGACTTGGGCTATAATGTGATTGGAATTGTAGACACCGGTGACGATGCAATTGATAATGCAGTTGAATACCGTCCGGATTTGACGATAATGGACATAAACCTCAAGGGGGATATAAACGGTATCCAGGCGGCAAAAAAGATTCTTGCCCTGGATTTGGCTGTAATCTATCTTACCGCAAACTCCGACGACATAACATTCAACGAAACAATATCAACATCACCTGCATCATCATTCATTCCAAAGCCATATGACATTAACACTTTATCAAAAAACGTTGCCCTTGCAATCAACCGTCAGTCTGTTGAATCAGAAAAGGTCAATGAGGCCAGAGGGATTGCCAAGGACAAAGATCAATCTGAAGATGTTTTACAATTGGAAAGTGGCAAAAGAGAGTTAATAGAATCTGCAGGCGAAAATGTGGACTACCAGAATTACCTGGAGTATGCTGACCTGCAGCAGAAGGCAAAAGAGGAATACAAACTGTCAGACAATGCAATCAGACACTACAAGGAAAAAGACCCTGATGAAAAGGAAAAAATCATTGTCGTAGAGGATGAATCAATCGTTGCACTGAACCTCAAGTATGACCTTGAAGATCTGGGCTATGAAGTCATTGACACATTTGACACAGCAACGGATGCAATCGAGAAATCAGAAGAGCTGTTTCCGGACCTGGTCCTTATGGACATTCAGCTGAAGGGGGATGTTGACGGTATCCAGGCTGCAAAGGAGATAAGTGAAATGGGAATTCCGGTAATCTTTTTAACAGCAAACACAGACGATGCCACATCATTTGAAGCCCTTAAAACAGCACCCTACGGATACCTGTCAAAACCATACTCACTCAAGCAGCTGGAGCTTACAGTTGCAATGGTTTTAAGAAAGCATGAAGAGGACATAAAGACAATCATCAAAACCGAAGACAAGGTTTCAGAAAAAAATAAGGAGCTTATCGTCGAAAAGACAGATGTTGCAATAATATTGGGGATAAGCATAATCCTTATTGTGGAAAGCCTTTTCATGAGAAACGTCACATGGCTTCAGTGGGTGCTTCTCATTCCTTCAGCAATCATGGTATTTCTTGCAATCGTCAGCCTCAAAAAGCCTGACCCTGTAACCGAATGGGACGTTCCTCCATTCGTAACACTCATTGTTCCTGCACACAACGAGGAACACACAATCGCAGAAACCGCAACCAGCCTTGCATCAATGGACTACTACCTTGACGGAAAGGTAAACTTCGAGCTCATTGTCTGCAACGACGGGTCAGAGGACCGTACCGGCGAAGTGCTTGAAGGTCTTAAGGACAAGTTCCCTCACCTCAAGATAATCACACGTGTGCCTCCACGGTCAGGAAAAGGAAAAGGATTCGTTTTAAACGACGCCCTTGAAATCTCCAAAGGGGAAGTTGTGGCCGTATTTGACGCAGATGCGAGGGTTGACCCTGATTTTCTAACCAAAATCATACCTTACCTCAACGACCCTGAGGTTCAGGGAGTCCAGTCACGTATCAAGATGTACAACAAGGACGAAAACTGGCTAACCTACATGCAGCACGTTGAACTTGCGGGTTTTGGAAACATAGTCCGTGCAAAGGACATCCTTGGAAAGGCAGGATTTTTAGGCGGAAACGGCCAGCTTGTTAAAAAGGACGCAATCTACGGCGGCGGAGGCTGGGACGGATTTGCAATCACAGAAGACTTGAATTTAAGTGTGAAGCTCATGATTGAAGGATATGCGATACGCTACTGCGGAGAGACATGGGTGTATCAGGAAGCTGTTCCTACATTAAGGCAGCTTTTCCGTCAAAGGGCCAGATGGGCAATAGGAAACTTCGAAACACTCTTCATCTACGGAGTAAAAATCATCCGCTCACCGATGCCTGTATTCAGAATGTTCGGAGTTTTAGAGCACGTTGCATTCTACGGCCTTAACATGCTTGTGTTCTTTGGATTTATCGTCTTTGCGGTAAACCTCATCGGATGGTTCGTATTCCACGGCGTTACAATAATCAGAATGGACGCTCCCCTTATAATCGGAATCATATCCGCATTCGGATTCTTCCCGGGAGCGGTGATAACACTTGCACGTGACAGAGTGAACTTCTTCAAATTGCTATATGGAGTTTTCGGCTACTGGCTCTACTGTTTCCACCTGATTCCTTTGTTTTTCATAACAGCATACCAGATGCTTACAAGAAAGGAAAGGACATGGGCAAAAACAGTCCACACCGGTGACGAGGAAGTTGAAGGTGTAGAAAACGAAGACATACCTGTAGGAGAGATAGAATAA
- a CDS encoding Ig-like domain repeat protein: protein MALAVFLCVGAVCASDLNQTDDLQSYENDDSQSISLDVDDELKAESDDTLQANSSAAAQKKIGTTAKTSSGTVFVQNSKYDIQILDEKGNPLSKKVVQVSYKGKVSNLTTNAKGHVYVNLYAKGTYKLTYSFKEVGYTPLKGSKTITITGGTASKIKGSNYVAYAGAKNPFTVTLSTGGIKMPNKNVVFTIKGKSYTKKTDSKGQATLNINLAKGSYTIKYKFKGVTNAKAASGSAKITVKKGMPTRITNQITLNYKAKTPEPFTIKYRDIRGDPIPYKSIVFKVNQKTYIVKTAKDGSASFTVNLKKGVYTLKVNSYNTDVYKKSQCTYILKVKGVDDGSKKNGFWLFGSDMKKVNLKTVASKGINQIFLNFYAFELYGKGEVSNFVSTARSYGIDVHIWMQAFYKGGWISPVDSNGKYKYSLFNSIIKQAKEYASIDGVAGIHFDYLRFPGTAYKHTNGVAAINYFTKKACSELHALNPDLIVSAAVMPEPSSMKYYYGQDIPTISKYLDVIVPMVYKGNYGQGTSWIKSVTSKFVSQSNGADVWTGLQGYASDSNVNKLSALTLMNDANHAIMGGALGVIIFRYSLFNFFDFDSL from the coding sequence ATGGCTCTAGCTGTATTCCTTTGTGTGGGTGCAGTTTGTGCAAGTGATTTAAACCAAACAGATGATTTACAATCTTATGAAAATGATGATTCACAAAGTATTAGTTTAGATGTGGATGATGAACTTAAAGCGGAAAGCGATGATACTCTGCAGGCCAACAGCTCAGCTGCGGCTCAAAAGAAAATAGGTACAACCGCAAAAACATCATCCGGTACTGTTTTTGTTCAAAATTCAAAATATGATATCCAGATTCTGGATGAAAAGGGAAATCCCCTATCAAAAAAGGTAGTTCAGGTCAGCTACAAGGGTAAGGTTTCAAATTTAACCACCAATGCAAAAGGACATGTCTATGTTAATCTGTATGCTAAAGGAACCTATAAATTGACATATTCATTCAAGGAGGTTGGATATACTCCGCTTAAAGGTTCCAAAACAATAACAATAACCGGAGGCACCGCATCCAAGATTAAGGGTTCAAATTATGTTGCCTATGCAGGGGCTAAAAATCCTTTCACAGTTACACTGTCCACCGGCGGCATCAAGATGCCCAACAAAAACGTGGTTTTCACCATCAAGGGCAAGTCATATACCAAAAAGACTGATTCCAAAGGTCAGGCAACACTGAACATCAATCTGGCAAAGGGCTCATATACAATCAAGTATAAGTTCAAAGGTGTCACCAACGCCAAAGCGGCCAGCGGTTCAGCAAAGATAACTGTTAAGAAAGGAATGCCTACAAGAATTACAAATCAGATTACTCTTAACTATAAGGCTAAAACTCCTGAACCGTTTACAATCAAATACAGGGATATCAGAGGCGATCCTATACCTTACAAAAGCATAGTCTTTAAGGTAAATCAAAAGACCTATATTGTCAAAACTGCCAAGGACGGTTCAGCCTCATTTACAGTCAATCTTAAAAAGGGAGTTTACACACTCAAGGTCAACTCCTACAATACTGATGTTTACAAGAAATCCCAGTGCACATACATCCTCAAGGTAAAGGGTGTTGACGACGGCTCCAAAAAGAACGGATTCTGGCTTTTCGGATCTGACATGAAAAAGGTCAACTTGAAGACTGTGGCCAGCAAGGGCATCAACCAGATATTTTTAAACTTCTACGCCTTTGAGCTTTACGGCAAAGGGGAAGTTTCCAATTTCGTCAGTACCGCCCGAAGCTACGGCATTGACGTTCACATATGGATGCAGGCATTCTATAAGGGAGGATGGATTTCTCCGGTAGACAGCAATGGAAAGTATAAATACAGCTTATTCAATTCAATTATCAAGCAGGCAAAGGAATATGCAAGCATCGACGGTGTTGCGGGAATACACTTCGATTATCTGAGATTCCCTGGCACTGCATACAAGCACACAAACGGTGTTGCTGCAATCAATTACTTTACCAAAAAGGCCTGCAGCGAATTGCACGCACTGAACCCTGATTTAATAGTTTCAGCAGCGGTAATGCCTGAGCCTTCCTCAATGAAATATTATTACGGACAGGACATTCCGACAATAAGCAAATACCTGGATGTCATTGTTCCTATGGTTTATAAAGGCAATTACGGTCAGGGAACTTCATGGATTAAGTCAGTGACTTCAAAATTCGTATCCCAGTCAAACGGGGCCGATGTATGGACAGGTCTTCAGGGATATGCGTCAGACAGCAATGTCAATAAGCTATCTGCCCTGACTTTGATGAACGATGCAAACCATGCTATAATGGGAGGAGCATTGGGAGTGATTATATTTAGATATTCATTATTCAATTTCTTCGATTTCGACAGTTTATAG
- a CDS encoding sodium-dependent transporter: MSEQAQWDSSLAFIFAMIGAAVGLGNIWRFSYVLYSNGGGSFFIPYFIAIAIMGVPFLILEYGVGFSFKESFSKIMKKIKPEFEIIAWILVLFVFIVTIYYMVILSWDLVYLLSSFTFNWGTDTAAYFVQNVGGSSNLSNASFLLIPTTVGVAILWVILWFISHRDVDKGIGKVSKILIPALFIIMGIIIVYALTLPGAGVGIDTLLKPDWNMLFDINIWLAAFAQIIFSLSMGQAIALTYASYLPENSKLIDNVLIVVSSNSLFEICTAFGVFSILGYMSVTAGTPMVQLVTEGTGLVFIVFPMIFNIMGSVGRVLAPLLFLAILFAGITSALGFFEPMLNSTSIKLGWSRKKTATVLSIIGCVFSLILTTGISSYLVGIIDSFVNEFGILLLIGVQCIIFAWFYGVEHFLPALNETSTFKVGKIWTFVIKYLLPTVLIIMWAIGIVKLFSTAKTFEIIIDVIIIVAVLVFAFVLTKIKPAGGDS; this comes from the coding sequence ATGTCTGAACAAGCGCAATGGGATTCGTCATTGGCATTTATTTTTGCTATGATCGGGGCTGCTGTTGGGTTAGGTAACATTTGGCGTTTCAGCTATGTGCTGTATTCTAATGGTGGAGGATCATTTTTCATCCCTTACTTTATAGCAATCGCTATCATGGGAGTTCCATTTTTAATATTAGAATATGGTGTGGGATTCAGTTTCAAGGAATCGTTTTCAAAGATAATGAAGAAAATCAAGCCTGAATTTGAAATCATTGCCTGGATACTGGTTCTTTTCGTGTTTATAGTTACAATTTATTATATGGTAATTCTGAGCTGGGACTTGGTTTACCTTTTAAGCAGTTTCACATTCAACTGGGGAACAGATACAGCGGCTTACTTTGTGCAGAACGTCGGTGGGAGCTCAAATCTTTCAAATGCAAGCTTCCTGCTTATTCCAACAACTGTCGGTGTTGCAATTTTATGGGTAATCTTATGGTTCATTTCCCACAGGGACGTTGACAAGGGTATCGGTAAGGTTTCAAAGATACTTATTCCGGCTCTCTTCATCATAATGGGAATAATCATCGTCTACGCACTGACACTTCCTGGTGCAGGCGTCGGTATTGATACACTGCTCAAGCCGGACTGGAATATGCTTTTTGACATTAACATCTGGCTTGCCGCATTTGCTCAAATCATCTTTTCATTAAGTATGGGTCAGGCTATTGCACTAACTTATGCAAGCTATCTGCCTGAAAACTCAAAGCTTATCGACAATGTTTTGATTGTAGTTTCATCCAACTCCCTTTTTGAAATATGTACTGCATTCGGTGTATTTTCAATTCTGGGTTACATGTCAGTTACGGCGGGAACACCTATGGTCCAGCTGGTGACTGAAGGTACAGGACTGGTATTTATCGTATTCCCAATGATTTTCAACATTATGGGTTCTGTTGGACGTGTGCTCGCCCCATTGTTGTTCTTGGCTATTCTGTTTGCAGGAATTACTTCCGCTTTAGGATTTTTCGAACCGATGCTGAACTCAACTTCCATAAAACTCGGCTGGTCACGTAAGAAAACCGCAACTGTTCTCTCCATTATAGGATGTGTCTTTTCATTAATACTAACTACCGGTATCAGCAGCTATCTTGTCGGAATCATCGACTCATTTGTCAATGAATTCGGAATACTGCTTCTCATTGGAGTTCAATGTATCATATTTGCATGGTTCTACGGTGTTGAACACTTCCTTCCTGCATTGAACGAAACTTCCACATTCAAAGTCGGTAAAATCTGGACTTTTGTAATCAAATACCTGCTTCCAACAGTTCTGATTATCATGTGGGCTATCGGTATTGTAAAACTCTTCTCAACTGCAAAGACATTTGAGATAATAATTGATGTTATAATTATTGTGGCGGTTCTGGTATTTGCATTCGTACTGACAAAAATCAAACCTGCCGGCGGAGATAGTTAA
- a CDS encoding DUF4258 domain-containing protein: MNVFDKFIMGDTSSINWCFENRHFIQRLDENGISREYIVDCLLNEEPISWEHVEREKYAAVFKAPPSKDYKEIRVLMACSGNSIDLVTVMRNNETTTNRQNKQYQSQKKKDIEKKRLKALSKRKW; encoded by the coding sequence ATGAATGTTTTTGACAAATTTATAATGGGAGACACATCCAGCATAAACTGGTGCTTTGAAAACAGACATTTCATCCAAAGACTTGATGAAAACGGGATTTCAAGAGAATATATTGTGGACTGCCTATTAAATGAAGAGCCTATCAGCTGGGAGCACGTTGAAAGGGAAAAGTATGCGGCAGTATTTAAGGCCCCTCCTTCAAAGGACTATAAGGAAATAAGGGTCCTGATGGCTTGCAGCGGCAATTCCATAGACCTTGTAACAGTAATGAGAAACAATGAAACAACAACCAACCGCCAGAACAAGCAGTACCAGTCACAAAAAAAGAAAGATATAGAAAAAAAGCGCCTTAAAGCGCTTTCAAAAAGAAAATGGTAA